The window TTTGCGCACGTACAGGATTCTTCCGTCGCGTTTGCAGATGACTGTGGCCCGTTCTTTCATCGTGTATTCACCTTTCTACGCCTGACTCCAAAGCGGTCCGGCCGTTACATTTTGTTGCTAGCGTCTTGAAAGCAGAGAAGGCGAATCGTTCAACGACAGCGGTCATATAACTGTCATTAAACCTTCATAAAGCTTTTTCAGGCATTAATAATGCCAGTCAGGAGACTTCCACCTGCGGTACATACCTATTTCGGCCAAATCCCCGAATTATTGAATGATCGGGTGTCCTCAGGATGCCAGGCACTCTCCTGAACATCGCTTTGGGTGTGGTCATCAAGGGCTGACAGGGCGGGTGACGCATTTAAACGGTGCACTTCGCGTTGCCCAGTCAAGACCGCCCATCGGAGCTTTCTGTCAGATGCGATCTGATGTTGTCCTATCAGTTACAGGGCGAAAGATTGTTCAGTCGCCCCCACGCAAGATTGCGAAAAGGCTACCTGATGACTATGCGAGATGATTTCAAGGACCAGGCAACTGTGTTGATGCTTGAGTTGAACGATGCAACTTCCGCGATGATGGGGATGGTGGGTTCACACCACACGACCGGTCCGGTCTGGGCAGCGGCTGCCGAACGACAAAGTCGTTCATTCGGGCGTTTGAACAGTTTTCTGCGTAAATCCGAAATCTATGGCCAGGCACTCAACTAGCCCAAGCCATGTCATTCAAGCCATGATCAAGGCTGCCAACCAATGAACCACCTGCGCCCGTTTCGCGTGTCGTATGAGTTCAACAATGAACCCCGGCAGCACCTGCTGGAAATTGATCAGCCACAGTTGACGGCGGCAGGCGCTGCCATGCACTTGCTGGAACTGCACTTTGGCGACGGTGAAAACAGCCTCATCCTCCCGTCTGCTGATGCTGCACCGGTTGAGGTGCTGCGTCAGGCTCAGTTGCTGGGCATTACATCAATTGATGTAGCGCCAGAGGCTGATGACCAGCACTGACTGAGCGCCTCTCGCCTGCGCCGCCTGTCCGGCTTCCCACCGCTCTTTCCTCCGCGTTTACAGCAGCTCCAGCGCACCTTCCCCGCGTAAAACCCGCTTTATTGTGCATGATTCGAATATGCCACTTGCACGCCCCCGCACGCCCCGCGAAGATACGCGCTTGCAGTCTATGGTTCTGGAGCTTTCATGAATGTCCCTCCCTTGGCCCATGACCGGCGGCAAGCCTATGAAGACCCGGCAATCGTAAGCGTTGACGGGGCGGCGGTAGCAGATGATGCGGCCGAGCCCCTTGAGTCACTGCTGGGCGCCATTCAGGATCACATGGGCGATGTCCCGTGGGCGGTCTATGCCGTTGGCGACCCGATGCATTTGCTGGGGCGCGGCGACGCTGAGATGCGCTGGTCAGTGAGTATCGCAAACGACCGGTTCGACGACTTCTGTCGCGAATACCAGCTGCATCGCTGGGCCGCTGGTCGAGGCGAGGGCGTGCTGGCGTGGTTGCTTGCTCCCCGAGGTGAGTCGCAGAACGCCGAGCTGGCCAGGCTGGCGCAACGCCTGGGTTATCGCCTGCAGACCGACGCATTGGCGAGGGCGCAGATCACCCAGCGGGTGCTGTACGAAATCACCTATCTGGCCAGCTCTACCCGGGATCGAGGGGCCTTTCTGCAGGGGGTGCATGATCAGCTTGCGTCGTTGATCGATGCCGAGAACTTCTATCTCGCCCTTTATGACCGGGCGACCGGCAAGATCACGTATCCGTATTACATCGACATCATCGATCAAGATGTGATGCTCCCAGACACCCATGAATTCCTCGACCCTGCACAGTTGTCGATGACTGCCTATGTGTTGAGCAGCGAACAGCCGTTGTTCGTCGACGCGGTCGGAATCGAGCGGGCACGGGCGCAAAAGCGCTTTTTCGCCATGGGCCACCGGCCCGAATTCTGGATGGGTGCGCCCCTCAAGAACGCCTCCGATGAGGTGTTTGGCATGCTCGCCATGCAGGTCTATGACGTGTCCCGGGTGTACAGTGCAGAAGACCGCGCACTGTTCCTGGTCGTCGTGCGCCACGTCGCCATGGCTCTGGACCGGATCCTGCACCGTGCTGATCTTGAGCGCACGGTGCTGCTGCGCACCCAGGAACTCTCCACGCTCAACGCCGCCTTGCGTCAGGAAGTGGCCGAACGCGAGCGGGCCGAGCACCTGCAAAGCGCGTTGTTTCAGATTGCTGAGCTGTCCAGCCAGCCCGGTGACATGGCCGAGCTGTTCCACAGCCTGCATTTGATCGTCGGCGAGTTGCTGGTCGCGCTGAACTTCTACATCGCGCTGTTCGACAGTGCCACGGGGGAGGTGACCTTTCCCTACTACGTCGATGAGCGTGTACGCAGTCGGCCCTCTGCGCGGCGCGGGCAGCGGGGATTTACTGAATATGTGATCCGCAAGCGGCGTGCGTGCCTGATTGACGCGGAAGAAACCCTGGTGCTGGAGGCCTCCGGCGAGGTCGAGCCGATCAATATCGACAATCGCTCTTCATCCTGGCTGGGCGTACCTTTGTTCGACGGCGACTCCGTGCGCGGAGTGCTGGCGATCCAGAGTTACTCCCCGCTGGTGCGCTACTCGCTGCGGGATCAGGAGTTGCTGACCTTCGTTTCCCGGCACATCGACACGGCCCTGGCCCGGCGCAGCGCCGCTGAAGCCGTGCAGACCGCCAACCTGCGCCTGGAAGCACGGGTCCAGGACCGCACCCGCGAGCTGGACCTGGCCAACGCCAAGCTGCAGCACGAAAACTCCCACGACTCGCTCACCGGCTTGCCCAACCGCAGCCATTTACAGCATCGTCTGCAATCGGCCTGGCGAGAATTTCGCACCAGCGGCCGTCAGTTGGGGGTGATGTTCATCGACCTGGACCGTTTCAAGCTGGTCAATGACAGCCTTGGTCATCATTTCGGTGACCAATTGCTGACCCAGACTGCAGACCGCTTGCGCAGCTGCATGCGCGAGCCGGACTTGCTGGCACGCCTGGGCGGTGACGAGTTTGCCGTGCTCGCGGTCGACGCTCCTCTGGACGTGACCATCGGGATTGCCGAGCGGATTCTGGCCGCGTTCGATCTGCCGTTCTTCATTGATGGCCATGCGGTGTTTTCCTCCTGCAGCATTGGAGTGGTGGGAGCAGACAGCCAGTTTCACCAGGAACCGGCCGACCTGCTGCGTGATGCCGACATGGCGATGTATCGGGTCAAGAATGGCGGGCGCGACAGCTATGCCGTGTTCAATCAGGAACTGCGCCGCGAGGTGTCTGATCAGGTCGAACAGGAAGGCGCGCTGCGCAATGCGTTGAAGCGCACCGATGAGCTGATTCCTTACTTCCAGCCGATCGTCTGCGTCACCACTGGCACCGTGTTGGCGCTTGAAGCGTTGATCCGCTGGCGTCAGCCGGACGGCCGCGTGATGGCCCCGGGTCATTTCCTGCCCGCCCTGGAAGGCTTGCGGCTGATCGGCCGCCTGGATCTCTACATGCTGCAATGCGTGGTGGCGATCCTGGCGCGGCCCGGCAACGAACACTGGCCGACAGTGCACGTCAATTGTTCGAGCTACAGCATCACCCGGCCGGAATTCGCCGGTGAAGTGCTGGCGCTGCTGGCCCGCTACGACATGTCGCCTGCCCGGATCTGCCTGGAACTCACCGAAGGCGCGCTGGTGGCCGAGCCGGAGCTTGCCCGGCAATCGATGAAACACTTGGCCGAACATGGCGTGTCCGTAGTACTGGATGACTTCGGGGCGGGTTTCTCATCCTTGAGTTATGTCCACCAATACCATTTCACCGGCCTCAAAATCGACAGGTCGTTTACCCTCGAGCTGACCACCAGTTCGCGGAGCCGGGCGATCGTCCGGGCGATTGTGCGCATGGCCGAATCCCTGGACCTGACCGTGGTGGCCGAGGGCGTCGAAGACCAGGCCACTCTCGACCTGCTACGCGAGATTGGCGCAGGCCAGGCCCAGGGCTACTTCTTTGCCGTGCCGCTACCGGAGGACCAACTGCTGCTGAACCTGTAAAAGAACGGCAAGGGCTGGCCGGACTTGGCGGGCGATTGCCGTTGTGTGGATCCCTGGGTATTTCGACTTGAGCGAAAGCCCCGCATCCAAAGGGATATAGCCGAGCGTACAAGCTGGCACCGGTCTTGCTGTGCCTAATGGGCATGTCCACAGCAACAGGAGGTGAGCAATGAATATCGCGAGTATCAGCGCGCTTCACAATCTGGTTTCACAGGTAGTGGGACGCAAGAGTTCAGAAGACGCAGCGACTGAGGCGTTTGCGGTACCCGCAGGTCCACTCAACGCCGTGCCGGCAGTCAACGGTGTTGCGCAAGGTGCCGGCAGCCAGCAGGGCGCCGCGTATGACGAAGCCTTTGCAAAAATGCTGGTCAACCTGAAGGCGGCGACACAAACCCAGGGCACTACCGGCAGCGAACCAACCTTTGTCTCAAAGATCAGCGACAGCAACGTTGCGGCCAATGATTCAGCGGTGGTTTCAGAGGCTGATGTGGGTGACGCGGTTTCAAAATTCAACTCGGTCCAGCAGCAGTTCATGGACTACATGAACCTCACGCCCGCCGAGCAAATGCGTGAAAAACTCACCGGCGTCAGCAAGGATGAGTACGACGCGATGTCGCCCGAGCAAAAGCTCGATGCTGACAACAAACTGCAGGCTGCCTTGCAGGCACAGCAGCAAAACACCACGGCCGACGTGAACAGCAAGATTCTGGCCGCCAGGTTGGCGTTGGTTTAAGGCAACTATGGGTCTTGGTACGGTGTTTTTTGCGTCATTGCATCTACCGCCCGACAACAAACCTGTGGGAGCGAATTCATTCGCGAAGGCGGTGTATCAGTCGCAGCAGATTTGCCAGCAAGGGCCTCTTCGCGAATGAATTCGCTCCCACAGGGGGTGCGCTGCAATATCGCGAGAAAGTCTGCGGCATCACGGTGCATTTCCTGCTTTGCGATGAGCTAGAGGTCAGCACCTCGTGTTATGCCTATGGCACTCCCCAGTACCCGATCAAGACCCCGTTGCACTTGCCGGAGCCGCAGTCATGCCCGAAGTAGGTAGCACCTCGATGAGGACATCTCTCACCCTCCGGATTAATGCGTGAAGTACGCGTATTGACGTGCATCCCGGCCCTGTAGGAGCTGCCGAAGGCTGCGAATTGCGGTTTGCCAGACTTACCGCCGTTCGCAGCCTTCGGCAGCTCCTACAGGAGTGTGTGTACTCCTCGTTGTTATCCCAACTGCTGCCGATACGGCAAATCCGGGCCGACCTTGGTGCAGGTCAGTGCTGCGGCCTTGACCGCGAACCTGAGCATGTCGTCCAGGGTGTCCTTGCGCAGGGTGGGCAGGCTCATGGGGTCGTCCAGCTGGCGCTCGGTCAGGAAGGTGATCAGCGCCGCCTGAAAGGTATCGCCTGCGCCGACCGTATCAGCCGTCTTTACCTGTTCGGCAGCCACGGACCAACTGCCATGCTGGCGGCTGAAAATCGTCGCGCCTTTGACTCCCTGGGTCAGG of the Paucimonas lemoignei genome contains:
- the gmr_5 gene encoding GAF domain/GGDEF domain/EAL domain-containing protein — translated: MNVPPLAHDRRQAYEDPAIVSVDGAAVADDAAEPLESLLGAIQDHMGDVPWAVYAVGDPMHLLGRGDAEMRWSVSIANDRFDDFCREYQLHRWAAGRGEGVLAWLLAPRGESQNAELARLAQRLGYRLQTDALARAQITQRVLYEITYLASSTRDRGAFLQGVHDQLASLIDAENFYLALYDRATGKITYPYYIDIIDQDVMLPDTHEFLDPAQLSMTAYVLSSEQPLFVDAVGIERARAQKRFFAMGHRPEFWMGAPLKNASDEVFGMLAMQVYDVSRVYSAEDRALFLVVVRHVAMALDRILHRADLERTVLLRTQELSTLNAALRQEVAERERAEHLQSALFQIAELSSQPGDMAELFHSLHLIVGELLVALNFYIALFDSATGEVTFPYYVDERVRSRPSARRGQRGFTEYVIRKRRACLIDAEETLVLEASGEVEPINIDNRSSSWLGVPLFDGDSVRGVLAIQSYSPLVRYSLRDQELLTFVSRHIDTALARRSAAEAVQTANLRLEARVQDRTRELDLANAKLQHENSHDSLTGLPNRSHLQHRLQSAWREFRTSGRQLGVMFIDLDRFKLVNDSLGHHFGDQLLTQTADRLRSCMREPDLLARLGGDEFAVLAVDAPLDVTIGIAERILAAFDLPFFIDGHAVFSSCSIGVVGADSQFHQEPADLLRDADMAMYRVKNGGRDSYAVFNQELRREVSDQVEQEGALRNALKRTDELIPYFQPIVCVTTGTVLALEALIRWRQPDGRVMAPGHFLPALEGLRLIGRLDLYMLQCVVAILARPGNEHWPTVHVNCSSYSITRPEFAGEVLALLARYDMSPARICLELTEGALVAEPELARQSMKHLAEHGVSVVLDDFGAGFSSLSYVHQYHFTGLKIDRSFTLELTTSSRSRAIVRAIVRMAESLDLTVVAEGVEDQATLDLLREIGAGQAQGYFFAVPLPEDQLLLNL